One Cellulomonas soli DNA window includes the following coding sequences:
- a CDS encoding cytoplasmic protein: MEPDGPHAPDDPTVTDPEHYRVVLENDRVRVLEYRDVPGARTHPHRHPDSVMVTATGFRRRITSGERAVEVELEPGQVRWLAGQEHVGENVGTSPTHAFFVELKEPHPGGADGGPGGAAGLADGPPAPLGPA, translated from the coding sequence ATGGAACCGGACGGTCCGCACGCCCCCGACGACCCCACGGTCACCGACCCCGAGCACTACCGGGTCGTGCTGGAGAACGACCGGGTGCGCGTCCTGGAGTACCGCGACGTGCCGGGTGCGCGTACCCACCCGCACCGGCACCCCGACTCCGTGATGGTGACGGCCACCGGGTTCCGTCGGCGCATCACCTCGGGCGAGCGGGCGGTGGAGGTCGAGCTCGAGCCCGGGCAGGTGCGGTGGCTCGCCGGTCAGGAGCACGTGGGGGAGAACGTCGGGACCAGCCCGACGCACGCGTTCTTCGTCGAGCTCAAGGAGCCGCACCCGGGCGGAGCCGATGGCGGCCCGGGCGGCGCAGCCGGCCTCGCCGACGGGCCACCCGCGCCGCTCGGCCCGGCCTGA